Proteins found in one Xenopus laevis strain J_2021 chromosome 1L, Xenopus_laevis_v10.1, whole genome shotgun sequence genomic segment:
- the ndufs7.L gene encoding NADH:ubiquinone oxidoreductase core subunit S7 L homeolog isoform X1 — protein MFFACPAVTCASWLSRLCAPTFRPASLAAIHTRTWNPPTQTENATSLLPVRQNSSAVTAKKSSLPSNKGEFVITKLDELVNWARRSSLWPMTFGLACCAVEMMHMAAPRYDMDRFGVVFRASPRQADVMIVAGTLTNKMAPALRKVYDQMPEPRYVVSMGSCANGGGYYHYSYSVVRGCDRIVPVDIYVPGCPPTAEALLYGILQLQKKIKREKRLRVWYRK, from the exons ATGTTCTTTGCATGCCCTGCTGTCACCTGTG CTTCATGGCTGTCTCGGCTCTGTGCTCCTACATTTCG ACCAGCCTCTCTGGCTGCCATACACACAAGGACCTGGAACCCACCAACTCAAACTGAAAATGCCACCAG ccTCCTACCAGTCAGACAGAATAGCAGTGCAGTTACTGCAAAAAAATCATCACTGCCGAGCAACAAAGGGGAGTTTGTTATCACAAAACTGGATGAGCTGGTGAACTGGGCACGCAGG AGCTCCCTGTGGCCCATGACTTTTGGATTGGCATGCTGTGCAGTAGAAATGATGCATATGGCTGCGCCTCGTTATGACATGGACAGGTTTGGGGTAGTTTTTCGAGCTAGTCCCAGGCAAGCAGATGTGATGATCGTGGCAGGAACCCTCACCAATAAGATGGCCCCAGCTCTTAGAAAG GTTTATGATCAAATGCCAGAGCCACGGTATGTTGTGTCTATGGGAAG CTGTGCTAATGGAGGAGGTTACTATCATTATTCTTATTCGGTGGTCCGAGGATGCGACCGCATTGTCCCAGTGGATATCTATGTCCCAG GCTGTCCTCCAACGGCAGAAGCGCTATTGTATGGAATTCTTCAGCTGCAGAAGAAGATTAAACGAGAGAAGAGATTACGAGTCTGGTATCGGAAGTAG
- the ndufs7.L gene encoding NADH:ubiquinone oxidoreductase core subunit S7 L homeolog, giving the protein MAALTASWLSRLCAPTFRPASLAAIHTRTWNPPTQTENATSLLPVRQNSSAVTAKKSSLPSNKGEFVITKLDELVNWARRSSLWPMTFGLACCAVEMMHMAAPRYDMDRFGVVFRASPRQADVMIVAGTLTNKMAPALRKVYDQMPEPRYVVSMGSCANGGGYYHYSYSVVRGCDRIVPVDIYVPGCPPTAEALLYGILQLQKKIKREKRLRVWYRK; this is encoded by the exons ATGGCGGCACTGACAG CTTCATGGCTGTCTCGGCTCTGTGCTCCTACATTTCG ACCAGCCTCTCTGGCTGCCATACACACAAGGACCTGGAACCCACCAACTCAAACTGAAAATGCCACCAG ccTCCTACCAGTCAGACAGAATAGCAGTGCAGTTACTGCAAAAAAATCATCACTGCCGAGCAACAAAGGGGAGTTTGTTATCACAAAACTGGATGAGCTGGTGAACTGGGCACGCAGG AGCTCCCTGTGGCCCATGACTTTTGGATTGGCATGCTGTGCAGTAGAAATGATGCATATGGCTGCGCCTCGTTATGACATGGACAGGTTTGGGGTAGTTTTTCGAGCTAGTCCCAGGCAAGCAGATGTGATGATCGTGGCAGGAACCCTCACCAATAAGATGGCCCCAGCTCTTAGAAAG GTTTATGATCAAATGCCAGAGCCACGGTATGTTGTGTCTATGGGAAG CTGTGCTAATGGAGGAGGTTACTATCATTATTCTTATTCGGTGGTCCGAGGATGCGACCGCATTGTCCCAGTGGATATCTATGTCCCAG GCTGTCCTCCAACGGCAGAAGCGCTATTGTATGGAATTCTTCAGCTGCAGAAGAAGATTAAACGAGAGAAGAGATTACGAGTCTGGTATCGGAAGTAG